One window of the Archaeoglobus neptunius genome contains the following:
- a CDS encoding ferredoxin-thioredoxin reductase catalytic domain-containing protein produces MDVEDYLRIFERVAEKKGWRVNPDRELVADFARGLIENRKRYGMAICPCRLVTGKKEIDRMIICPCVYADDDVREYGRCYCGLYLSRDRDPAASVPDRHAKYYLE; encoded by the coding sequence TTGGACGTTGAGGACTATTTGAGAATTTTTGAGAGAGTTGCTGAAAAAAAGGGATGGCGAGTAAACCCGGACAGGGAGCTTGTTGCGGACTTTGCTAGAGGTCTGATTGAAAACAGAAAAAGATATGGGATGGCCATCTGTCCCTGCAGGCTTGTAACAGGTAAAAAAGAAATTGACAGGATGATAATCTGCCCCTGTGTTTACGCTGACGATGATGTCAGAGAATATGGCAGATGCTACTGCGGGCTTTACCTCAGCAGGGATAGGGATCCAGCAGCCTCAGTTCCGGACAGACATGCAAAATACTACCTCGAATAA